A DNA window from Drosophila pseudoobscura strain MV-25-SWS-2005 chromosome 2, UCI_Dpse_MV25, whole genome shotgun sequence contains the following coding sequences:
- the Npc2d gene encoding NPC intracellular cholesterol transporter 2 homolog a, whose amino-acid sequence MQAKAFICISLGLLATVQAASDLATDVRRCSGNKPFPLEVRVGGCITPPCNVVKGSTQLFEIDFAVDKYITSMKAMVKATTLGIITVPYELPPEVAAVCPNLMYGAYCPLYPTEDVTYLFSFPIGEYPEIGVKVEIYLVDQDGDTSTCFVCDIKVVKGNGSS is encoded by the exons ATGCAGGCCAAGGCGTTTATTTGTATCTCTCTGGGATTATTGGCCACGGTCCAGGCCGCCAGCGATCTAGCCACAGATGTCAGGCGAT GCTCTGGCAATAAGCCCTTTCCTCTGGAGGTTCGCGTGGGTGGATGCATCACGCCGCCCTGCAATGTTGTGAAGGGATCCACGCAGCTGTTCGAGATCGATTTCGCCGTGGACAAGTACATCACAAGCATGAAGGCCATGGTTAAGGCCACGACCTTGGGAATCATCACAGTGCCGTACGAGCTGCCGCCAGAAGTGGCCGCCGTTTGCCCCAACCTCATGTACGGCGCCTACTGTCCGCTGTATCCAACCGAGGATGTCACCTACTTGTTTTCCTTCCCCATTGGCGAGTATCCCGAGATTGGGGTGAAGGTGGAGATCTACCTGGTGGATCAGGATGGTGATACATCCACGTGCTTCGTGTGCGACATCAAGGTGGTCAAGGGCAATGGCAGCAGTTGA
- the Npc2e gene encoding mite group 2 allergen Lep d 2, translating to MMRIVLALAFLSAAVSSTNVKQCKDKPFPLSVRVADCDEPPCTVYKGTSAIMEVQFLGTSNNIRNITAKTTAKVFGMNLPYELPDEVSNVCTNLMYGAMCPIDKGEDVTYQFNFYVEPSFPEITADVTVTLIDAEAEVITCFICSCKLRKGTTAAQEEYLLDWRDNQTEQEA from the exons ATGATGCGGATTGTTTTGGCTCTGGCATTTCTCTCGGCTGCAGTGAGTTCCACGAATGTAAAGCAAT GCAAGGATAAACCGTTTCCACTGAGCGTCAGAGTGGCGGATTGCGACGAGCCACCGTGCACCGTGTACAAGGGCACCTCGGCCATAATGGAAGTACAGTTCCTGGGCA CCAGCAACAATATCAGGAACATTACAGCCAAGACCACGGCCAAAGTGTTCGGCATGAATCTGCCCTACGAGCTGCCCGACGAAGTGTCCAATGTGTGCACCAATTTGATGTATGGTGCCATGTGTCCCATCGACAAAGGCGAGGACGTCACTTACCAGTTCAACTTCTATGTGGAGCCCAGTTTCCCGGAGATCACCGCCGATGTAACCGTAACGCTCATCGATGCAGAGGCCGAGGTCATCACGTGCTTTATCTGCAGCTGCAAGCTCCGCAAGGGAACGACGGCTGCCCAGGAGGAATACCTCCTGGACTGGCGCGACAACCAAACCGAACAGGAGGCATAG